A window of the Bdellovibrio svalbardensis genome harbors these coding sequences:
- a CDS encoding DivIVA domain-containing protein: MKITPIDIAHKSFGKKMMGLDTDEVMDFLQQIAGQMEALIQERNALKEAMREKELSLMEYKDRDQVLKETIQTATQMADRLRQDAEREAKLITADAQQKAEIITRDSRDSLKKMYQEVNDLKRARMQFEANLKALAQAHLSLLEQGERYMPQMNLPNHNMVNTGNANQTAGRNTNISPLSAE, translated from the coding sequence ATGAAGATTACTCCTATTGATATTGCTCACAAGTCTTTTGGTAAAAAGATGATGGGATTGGATACTGACGAGGTTATGGATTTCCTCCAGCAGATCGCCGGGCAAATGGAAGCACTTATTCAGGAACGCAACGCTTTGAAAGAGGCTATGCGCGAAAAAGAACTTTCCTTAATGGAATACAAAGATCGCGATCAGGTTCTTAAAGAGACGATCCAAACTGCGACTCAAATGGCAGACCGTCTTCGTCAGGATGCTGAAAGAGAAGCGAAGTTAATCACTGCCGACGCTCAACAGAAAGCTGAGATCATCACACGTGATTCTCGTGATTCACTTAAAAAAATGTATCAGGAAGTGAACGACTTGAAACGTGCTCGCATGCAGTTTGAGGCGAACTTGAAAGCATTGGCCCAAGCTCACTTGAGCTTGTTGGAACAAGGCGAAAGATACATGCCACAAATGAATCTTCCAAATCACAACATGGTGAACACTGGAAACGCGAATCAGACAGCCGGCAGAAATACTAATATTTCTCCTTTGTCCGCCGAATAG
- a CDS encoding DUF167 domain-containing protein: protein MIEITKGGVRLHLFIQPKSSKNEVVGLHNGLLKIKITAPPIDGKANEGLIKFLSDFFDIPKRDIVLVRGETGRTKTVELLGMSEQLVKEKLKL, encoded by the coding sequence ATGATTGAGATTACAAAAGGTGGAGTTCGACTCCACCTTTTTATTCAACCGAAATCCTCGAAAAATGAAGTTGTGGGTCTTCACAACGGACTTCTTAAAATAAAAATCACCGCCCCGCCCATTGATGGCAAAGCCAATGAAGGACTTATCAAATTTCTTTCAGATTTTTTTGATATTCCGAAGAGAGACATTGTTTTAGTCAGAGGCGAAACAGGTCGCACTAAAACAGTGGAGCTGCTCGGCATGAGCGAACAGCTCGTCAAAGAAAAACTCAAGCTCTAG
- a CDS encoding MFS transporter, whose protein sequence is MTPTSNKSQLAIIFFTVFLYLVGFGVVIPILPILSRNFGATATQTGLLLSVYSAMQFIFSPFWGRLSDRLGRRPILLFCLVGEGLSYILFAWARSLEWLFVARILAGFFGASISTASAYISDITPKHERSKGMALIGVAFGLGFVVGPALGGGLAVWGHHIDATPHFDTSFSFLWVAALCFLNFLFGIKFLKESLSEKSESAEKKKRFSTMWHYLNVKTVGPLMTVFLLSSLAMSGMEATLILFMGEKFQWDVKQVSFGFAYIGVIIIFTQGFLVRRLLPKWGERKVLRLGIFLLALGITGIAFSDNLVAMAITMTLLSLGNGLANPSTLGSISLLTDSKEQGAAMGVTQSMASLGRILGPAIGGMLYQHISMTSPFWVSGSMAFLGFAIVILIFKSIPDHAKSHIAKART, encoded by the coding sequence ATGACTCCGACATCAAATAAATCACAGCTCGCCATCATCTTTTTCACAGTTTTCCTCTATCTTGTAGGCTTTGGTGTGGTTATTCCAATCCTTCCAATATTGAGTCGCAATTTCGGAGCAACAGCGACTCAAACCGGACTTTTATTATCAGTTTACTCTGCCATGCAATTTATCTTCTCGCCTTTCTGGGGAAGACTGAGTGATCGCCTGGGTCGTCGCCCTATTTTGCTGTTTTGCTTGGTGGGCGAAGGACTCTCTTACATTTTATTCGCATGGGCACGCAGCCTAGAGTGGCTTTTCGTCGCCCGCATCCTGGCAGGCTTCTTTGGAGCCAGTATTTCAACCGCATCCGCCTATATCTCTGACATCACTCCAAAACACGAGCGCTCCAAAGGCATGGCCTTGATCGGCGTCGCTTTCGGCTTGGGCTTCGTCGTCGGCCCGGCCTTGGGTGGAGGCTTGGCGGTTTGGGGTCATCATATTGATGCAACACCGCACTTCGATACGTCGTTTTCTTTCCTTTGGGTCGCAGCACTTTGCTTCTTGAACTTCTTATTCGGCATCAAGTTCCTGAAAGAATCTTTGTCAGAGAAGAGTGAATCCGCTGAGAAGAAGAAACGCTTCTCAACAATGTGGCACTATCTCAATGTAAAAACCGTAGGTCCCTTGATGACGGTTTTCTTACTTTCCTCACTGGCCATGTCAGGAATGGAAGCAACTTTGATTCTTTTCATGGGTGAAAAATTTCAATGGGATGTTAAGCAAGTCAGCTTTGGTTTTGCCTATATCGGTGTGATCATCATCTTCACTCAAGGTTTCTTGGTTCGTCGTCTTTTGCCAAAATGGGGTGAGCGTAAAGTTTTGCGTCTGGGTATTTTCCTGCTCGCGCTGGGAATCACGGGAATTGCCTTCTCAGACAACCTGGTCGCGATGGCTATCACTATGACATTACTTTCTTTGGGTAATGGCTTGGCCAACCCCTCTACGCTTGGAAGCATCAGTTTGTTGACTGATTCTAAAGAGCAAGGGGCAGCAATGGGCGTCACCCAAAGTATGGCCTCATTGGGAAGAATCTTGGGACCCGCAATTGGAGGAATGCTTTATCAGCATATCTCAATGACTTCACCATTCTGGGTTTCTGGCTCGATGGCATTCTTAGGATTTGCCATTGTTATTCTTATTTTCAAATCTATTCCGGATCACGCAAAATCACATATCGCGAAGGCTAGAACATGA
- a CDS encoding rhodanese-like domain-containing protein, giving the protein MIDIAQIGYFQFDNLVRGRIPFVLVNFGVDLSVWYKSVEAMHLEAVTIHATEENYLEQVRAKNLPAHFAIVVLDQDGSKAKKIADSLESAGFMNAHYVRGGFNGIEQEKREEQG; this is encoded by the coding sequence ATGATCGACATTGCGCAAATTGGCTATTTTCAATTCGACAACCTCGTCCGCGGTCGCATCCCTTTTGTTTTAGTCAACTTCGGAGTGGATCTCAGCGTTTGGTATAAAAGCGTCGAGGCCATGCATCTGGAAGCAGTCACCATTCATGCCACGGAAGAGAACTATCTAGAGCAAGTGAGAGCGAAAAATCTGCCGGCTCATTTTGCAATTGTGGTTTTAGATCAAGATGGATCCAAGGCAAAAAAAATCGCGGACTCTTTGGAATCCGCAGGCTTTATGAATGCACACTACGTTCGTGGCGGCTTCAATGGCATTGAGCAAGAGAAGCGCGAAGAGCAAGGATAA